Genomic DNA from Pelosinus sp. UFO1:
GCGTGGGCACGGGAATCTAACTTTATAACTGTGCGAATCCAAACCTTACCCTTCTTAGGGCGCAGATTCTTACTTTCGATTTGTATAACACCTTCAATGAGTAGTACTTCCAGTGCATCATCAAAAGCCTTACTAGAATATTTTGCAATAAAACGTGATGCCATTGGACTATATTGCTTAGGGCCTTTTGAAATTTGCTTCAGTAAATCCTGCATCAGTTCCTGAAGACCACTAGGCATTGTGAGGGTAGAATCGATCCCACCATATGTCTTGCCGCTCTCAATCTTTTTTATTGGAAATCTAGTTCCTTCTTTTGATATATATTCAACGGAAACCCTTTCAGAAATTGACATAGAATCCTCCGACTAACTTTCTCTCATTTTCTTATAGATCATTGGCGGCGCGAATTTTTTATCTGTTTCACGAAGAATGCATGTAAATCCATGGTTTATCCAATCTACGGATTTAAGTGATTCCCCCTGCTGGTGAGTAATGAAATACTGGACATCGGTTACTTGAAGTAATTGCCCAATTTCATTACCACGAGCATCATCAAGACGGGATCGTGGTTCATCTAAAAACATTACTGGGATATGTCTGCCTTCCTTCATATTGCTAACAGCAGCCAGGAGCAGCATTAAACTGCAACAAGCTCTTTCACCTGAGGATAGTTTCGGACCATTGACTGGTGATAACTCCTTACCTGGAAACCCAATTTCCATATGTAATTCCCAAAAGTCTGGGTCCTCTGCAATTTCTTCCAGTTTTCCCTTTGTTTTTGCCCTAAGAAGGTCTGCTAGAGTTTCAAATTCAGAAATATATTCCTTTATTGCTGTTCTTACATGGTTTTTCAGTTCGAACAGACAGTCATTACACTCCTGTTCGCACTCCACTCTTGTCTCTTTTACAATTTGCAGGCGATTAATCAGAATCTCAATTTGCCCCTCCTGTGTCTTAACTAATAAGGTGATCTTATCGTCAATGTCTTTATAAGCCGCTTCAAAAATCTCAATTTCCTTATTTAATCCATCCCTCTTGAGTTTGAGTTCTGCAGAAGTATATAACTCCCCATCATCTTTTATATAATCTTTCCCCTGAACATCTTTAAAGATAAAATCAATGTCGTCTTGGCTAAGACCTCGATCTTTAATCAATTTTTCCGTCACCATATCAAGACGACTTTGACTACTCACCAATTCTCTAGAAAATCTCTTTATATAATTCATGAGTTCTTCAATTTTATCATTACTACTTTGCAGTGATTTATTGTTTGAACCTTGAGAAAATTTTATTTCGGAGTGCTTCTTATATAATTCCTTCCTTTCCGTCTCTGCATTATTCCTATCAACCAAAATAACTCCTCGCTGTTCAGTAAATGCAAGTAGTTCTCGTTCACACGCTTCCTGTTTAGCTATGTATTCCGGCAATTGTGCTAGCATTTCCTGTGCCTGAATATCTTCTGCTAAATTTTCCACTTGTGATCGGCATTCATTTACTGTTGCCTGTAATTGACAAGTCTTTATTTTCTCATTTTCCATAAGACTAGAAACTCTCTGTTTTTCCGTTTCCAAAGCAAGCCGACCACAACACAAGGTATGAGGATCTCGAAACACAGAACCATCATTATCTTGCAAAAGTCCCTTTTTAGTTATACTAATAAGCCCCTTCTTCTGAAGCTCATGCCCCTCTTCCACGGAATTAACAAGGTAAATTTTATCCAGACCAATAAGATATCCCCCAACCTTTTCTGGATGAGTAATGTCCAGTACTGATAATATCGAAGGAGCATCGATAGACGAAATCTGCGAGCTTAATTTTGCGTTCTTAGGTTGACTCAGTCGAGCAGTATACCGATGGTGTTCCTGCAATTTTTTAGCTTGTAGATATCCATTAGAAACAATAATACGATATCTTTCATTCCCCAAGTATGCTTCAATAGCCCGCTGCCATTCTTTATATTTCGGCTTTACGCTAATAGAATCTGCCATCATAAGATAATCAATACCAGCATCGTTCAAAGCAGATCGAAATGTGGGCACGAAATGGGGGTATATGTGTTTATTATCACTTAGCCTTGTATACTCAGATAGATGCATTTTGAATCTTTGTTCGCTTTGGCGATGCTCAAATTCAGCATCATGGAGTTCCTCCATGGCAACTGTATGAATCTGTCGCAACTCATCGATATCCGCCAGTTTAATTAATGCCAGTTTTTCAACATCCGTATTTAGACTACGCAACAGCTCCTCTTGTTGTTGACATGTAGTACTTTTCTCTATATATCGATCATTGATTTCATTGAAAATACTGGTCATTGTTTCAATTGCAGCTTCGATATCTAATAGAGACTTATCAGCTTGGGCGATTTCAGCCTCGAGTTTAAGTAACACATCCTGCTCTTTCTTCACTTTGGCTTCCGCCACTTCCGTCTCTTTCTTAATTTCATCGATGGCCTTAACCGTCTCATAATAAGCAAGTTTATCAATTCTAATATCAAAGGCATCTCGATGTTTTATATTAGTGGAATAAACAGCATAAAGTTCCGCCTTGGCTTTTAATTCTTCATATCTGGTTGTTGCTGATATAACTTCCTTTTCCGTCGAGTCGCAAGCCAATCGCTGTTCATCTAGGAGTTTTTTTGCATCTTTATAGCGGTCCTGGATTTCCTTAATCCCTTTTAGTTCGTATATTTTCTGAAATAATTGATTTGGAGAAAGGCTGATCATTTCACGAACAGTTTCGGGATTCATCGCCATTAGACGCCGAAAAGCCTTAGTGATCCCTAAACATTGCTCTAGTATATCTCGAAAGTCCTCCTGTATTTTTAGCCTTTGTTTGTAGGCCTTTGAATTTTCCGCCAGCGAAGATAGATCTATAAACTCGCCGTCAAAAATATAGTATTCTTTACCCCATCTGCCATCAGCGTTTTTTAAGCACCTACAACAGACGACAACTTGATCTTCTTTATAACCAAATCGCTCAAATGGTCGATTTCCGTTTACAGGAAGATTATGAAATGCCACTCTTATAATCGCCCATGTTGAGTTAGGGTGAACATAATCGATTATATTCCTATGGTTCTCAAAAGTAGTATCCCCTAATACAAGGCGTAAACCATCCCAAATCGTTGTCTTGCCATGGCCTGAAGGTCCAATAAATGCATTAACTTTAGGACTAGCAGGATATGGTCTAGAAGTTGGAGGCAGATACCCCCAATTCATTGTCATAAAGTCTTTTACCATATTTTAGACCTCCATTTCCCCAATCGAAATATCTTCTGCATTTGTTTCTTCTGCCTCGATTGCTCGTGTAATATCGTCAATTTTACCTCGCAAAATAACTTCATAGGTTTTATCCAAAAGGTCCTCTCTAAGCATGTACAATGATGGTCCAGCCTGATAAACAGGCGCGCCCACCATTGGTTGAACAATAAAACTATACCGTTTAAGAACTTTTAGTAGCCCACCAATCATTGTTTTAGAATCATATCGCTTATGTCTGAACTTTTCTCCATAATTAAGAAAAATTTCATCAAATGAGATACTTAAAATCTCCTTTTCATCTGCTGTTCCCATTTTTTTAGGTAGGATAAGTTTAACAAAGAGGATGTTAATCATTGCCAAGTGATTGCGGTTAAAATCTCGATTACGCCGATGGAAAACATCAAAAGCATCAATATCATATTCTTTTTTTAAACGCAGCACATACCATTCAGGTGTAATGACCATTTCATAGCCAATAACACTAAAAACTTCCTGTACTTGGCAGAAGGTAGAGTAGTTTTCTAACTGTGGCACGTCCTTTTTAGGAATCCAACCAAAGTGAAACATTGTACATATTTGCCTAATCTCAGAAGTCACTGTAATTGTTGTTGCCTCCATTTTATTCGCCTCGCTTATCTTTGAATATGGAAACATCATTCATTTCCTCAACGGGACCAATGGATTGTCTAAACACATCTCTCACATCCATATTGAATTTCCACTCACGACCTAATCCATCTATAGTAGAGAGTTCATGTGTAAGCTGTACGGCTTGACCTGTTCGATATAGGGCTATGCCAAATTTATCTCCATGATCAAATAACAATTCATCCAGCGCAGTGCAATCCACATCTCTCATTTTGGCTGCTATTTCGTGATACAGTAATTCCAGAGGATTTTTCACTTTTTCAATAATAAATTCCTCTTCAATAAAATCTACAATTTCTGGTGGCGGAGTAATTTCAATTATTTCTTCAGGTTGATCATTCAATAGCGATAGTGTTTTTGTCTCAATCGTCTCTTCTCGAAGCTGACTCACTTGTTTCAACGAAGCAAAAGTATCCCTTGTAAGTCCTGACAAAAGCTCAACCGAAGCATTGCGAAGATAATCATCTAGCATGTCTGGTGTAATAAACTCTCCAATAGATTTTGAGTTTTCACTAACTAGTTCTTGACCCATTCTTACAATTTGAGAGACAAGATCTATCATTTGACTAAGAAGAGTATGAATTTCAAACTCCTTCTCGCTATTAGAGAATATATTGAGATGACTTTTTTTTAGATTTTTACGTAGACGACTAACTTCAGCGATAATTTCCTGTCCCTCGTGGAATATTTTCCATATCCGACGCCGATCTTTTTTTTGTAAAATCCGCTGCATATCATCACATTTATTTCTTAATCCAGATAAAAGGCGAAGAAAATAGAGATTTTCCTTCTCATCTTCATCAAGGTTATAGAAACTTCCACTACCCGCCTCATGCTCATCCAACCTTAATGACTGTGAAAAAGACATATCTCCACGTGGCAATGATGTGAACATAAAATGCACCAGCGATCTCGCTCGGTCTGGCATCTCGAAATCAACACCATTATATTGTAGCCATCCTGCATCTCGCAGGTGTTTTATAACCTGTACACGAGTCTGTTTTTTCATGTAGCTCAGGGCGCTGTCGATTTCGGAGTTTGTCATTGTCCCAAATTTGCCCGCCAATGTCCGAGCAGCGGCTAAAATCAAAGTCACTAGTTGAGTATCACGAATTTTAAAAATATCGAATAAGGCATAGTGTTCTTCAAGTTTTTTCGCAGCGGTGATATCAGGTTGATTAAGTTCGTAATCAAATCCTCTTACATCAGGCACTTGCACATAAACACCCTCTTAATCTAATTTCATTCATCGATCAGTTATATTTAAAATTTGAAATATATGCGGGTGCTACTATATCCCACACCCTCTCTTACAGGAATTCTTTAAGACTATAAGTGAGCGCATAAATATCACTAAACAATTCTTTCCAGTCCCTTGATGCTATCGAAAAATTCAATCTTTGCGCCGTACATGCATATATAGAGATATGGCACTATGGGAAAAGCAATGCAGAAAAGTCCTCAGCAACTGCTTCTATTGGCAGAAATAAAAGATCTTATATCAGCTATAAACCTTTGCCATTTGTACCGTCTGCTCCATCAAATAAAGCCGAAGATCCTCCGGCTCCAGCACCTCAACTTCCGGTCCATATCCTAATATCCAGCGGCTGATCTCACGTCTTCCGTTTACTGTTGCCTCAAAAATGATGGCTCCGTCATCAAGTTCAGTAATACGCTGCGAAGGATGAAATGTCTCTGACCTAACCCAGCGGGCTGCCTCGGGCAAAAATCGCAGTTTGACATGGACCAGTTCGCCACGTTCAATAAGCCAGCTGTCGCTAAAATACGCTTGGATAGAAAAATCTTTAGGCATATGAAATGATTCAGTAGTTTCTTCCGCCTGTTTTATCCGGTCCATGCGGAACATCAGCACAGCCTGCCGCAAATGACAATACGCAATTAAATACCAGGCCGAACCACGAAAGGTGATGACATATGGATCTATCTTCCTCTCCGTCTCAGACTCCCTTTGCTTAGTATAATAGCGTATTTTTATCCTACGCTCCTGTTCAATAGCTTTTTCCACGCAAATAAAAAGCTTCTGGCAAACATCCGCCGGCTTTGATGTAACCCGAATATCTACCCCTTTACGGGCTTTATCAACTTGACATTGACGTTCATGTGGGAGGCTAGCTAAAACTTTCTCCTGAGCTACACGTAATGAATTACCCAATGGATTATTTTCTTTTGAAAAATCCTGTAGACATGCTAAAACTGCTGTAGCCTCATCAACAGTAAACGTCAACGGCCGAAGAAATACTTTTTCCATAAAGCGATATCTTTTTGTATCCTCATCCAAATAAACTGGAAGACCGCTTTGATTCAATGCGTCCAAATCGCGATAAATAGTGCGCTCACATACATCGCACTCTTCTACTAAATTATTCAACGAAACCCCGCGCCTGTGTTCTATTAGAGATATAATTTTTAGTAAGCGAAGGAGTTTTTCTGAATTCGACACATTTATCACCTCAAATGGTAAATTCATGAAAATGCCCTCCTTTCCTGCAAAATTTACATATTTTGCACAAAATTATTTTTATACCAAGAAAATGCTTTGTCAATTTTCATATACCAGCATGAAAAGTAAAGTTATTCGTGCAAGCACTGGTCAACTTCATCTTCCGTATAATGGGGGATAACACTCTCTAAAAGCCGTTCAATCCGGTTGACTTTATGTCGATAAATACTTGCATCGTGCTGTTTGATATATTGAAGCAAATCCAGAGTGGTATTAAATTTTTTCTGTGAATGTACAGCACAGCCTTTTCCTCTTTTATTAAGATGTTTAAGGTGAAATATTTTATCTGTGTAGTCAAAATACCATTCGTCAGCTATAGATATTATTTTTGCTATAGTCCCCATAAAATTGCACTGAAATTTATTTCTATGACTGAAAAATACTATATCCTCCATACGTTCTCTTATTTGCTGACTAGCCCAGGAATATTCGGGTTTCTTTTGTAGCCATTTCTTTTCATTTTTAGATATTAGCTTTTTCCGTGGATTTTCCTTAAATTTATTTTCTATTTGATCATTTGAAGAACACTCTATGCTGCCTGCCGCTTCAATTAAAATGTAAAACTTATCTCCTATTTGATCACTCGGCTCATATACTGAACATATATAACAGATAGGTTCCTTATCAAAAAGAATAAAATTAGCTGCATCAGATGATTTATACTCACATTTACTGCATTTCATAAAATCCTACTCCCTTAAAATAAAGTGCTCCTTCTATTTTGCAACAAATTCTCGTACTGATCGTATTTGTTCCAATCTAACTTCCCACATGGTCGCTTGAATAGATTTATCATTTTGGGTACTAGTAATTTCCTGTTCATCATCTACCCAATCTAAATCAAATATTTTTTCCCAGCTACGTACTATTTTCATATGGAAATCTTTATTAGGCAGCGGTTTTTGCCTGTAAAAAGATAGATTGATTTTTCTTAACGCCTCTTCAAACTGGTTCATATCCTGTAAAGAAGATGGCAGATACCAATAGTTCAGAACAAAATGCCACAATTCAAAATCCGAAAGCAATACGCTATCCTGTTCAATTTCAAACTCAATCAGCACACCTTTTTCCCCTCGCCTTAAAAGGGCTGAAGATCGTAAGTCTGGCTTCTTTTTCTTGTCATTTTTCCACTGATACCAAGCCCAAACAGGATGAGAATAGGCATTATCATGTGACGGCTCCTTAATTCTGAGGCGCATTTGTTCAATCATCCATTGATAGCAAGAAATCCAATCCTCTTCCACATGTGCTACATTTCCTCTAAGATATCCAACTTCTTGCATCTTCTGCCAAACTTCATAAGTTTGAACTGTCCATAATATCAAGATAATCCACCTCTGCATAAATACTTTATGAGATTTCCATATTCTTTAGTGATTAGTTATCAGAAATACCTAAAGCAGCTTTAATTTGCAACATTATCTTCACCCCGTATCTTTGTTTTATCTTAATAATAGCAAATGGCACTGACAGCATGTTGTCAGTGCCAAATTTGTTTTTTAAATTTATATACTTTCAATAAAAATATCTAAAGCAGTTATAATGTAAGGCACTATGAAATCCCATTGGAATAGCAGTTTGTGTCCTCCAATAAAAGCCAATTCTCTTTATATATAGTTTTTATCAAATATTGTCAGTGTTACTCTTTTGCAATAAATTTGTTCTCCTCATTGCTACACCTAGCCTCTTTCATTGATGAAAGTATTTCGTGTGGCTTTCTTGTGTCGGTAATTGGTTTAATTTTTGACATTTGATTAATAGGATCATCGAGTCCTTTTAGTATCTTTTCTATCAAAGTAGTATTATTAATATCAATACATCCTACCTCGCCAGTTTCAGAATTATATGCGACAATTTCTTCTATTCCATTTGGCATAGTTACCCTTTTAATTAGTCTATTTTGTCCATAATATAATTCTATTTTAGTTGCATTAGGAAAGTTTTGTTTGATAAACTCATTCACATATCTTGCATTTTCCCATTCAATTTGATTCCACAACTCCCCTGCCATAGGGTATGTAATATGCCTCCCAATTGCGTCCCATTTATCAATAATCTGCCCGACTTCTTCATAAGTTGGAGGTTCTTTGTCGGGGTCTATTGCGATATATTTAGAAATATACTTATCAATCTTCCAGTCTCTACTTTCAGGATCTTTCGCCATTATTACCACGCTCTCTCTTCAATATTTACATTAACTTTTTAAAAGTATCACAATTTTTAGGGATAACCCATGCTTCAAATCTAGAGCCTTGAAAAGGGATTTCCATTTGCCGATTTAGCGCATCTTGTTCAATAATTGCAGACGAAAAACTAATATTATGAATTCCTAATGGTATACCAGAAC
This window encodes:
- a CDS encoding AAA family ATPase, producing the protein MVKDFMTMNWGYLPPTSRPYPASPKVNAFIGPSGHGKTTIWDGLRLVLGDTTFENHRNIIDYVHPNSTWAIIRVAFHNLPVNGNRPFERFGYKEDQVVVCCRCLKNADGRWGKEYYIFDGEFIDLSSLAENSKAYKQRLKIQEDFRDILEQCLGITKAFRRLMAMNPETVREMISLSPNQLFQKIYELKGIKEIQDRYKDAKKLLDEQRLACDSTEKEVISATTRYEELKAKAELYAVYSTNIKHRDAFDIRIDKLAYYETVKAIDEIKKETEVAEAKVKKEQDVLLKLEAEIAQADKSLLDIEAAIETMTSIFNEINDRYIEKSTTCQQQEELLRSLNTDVEKLALIKLADIDELRQIHTVAMEELHDAEFEHRQSEQRFKMHLSEYTRLSDNKHIYPHFVPTFRSALNDAGIDYLMMADSISVKPKYKEWQRAIEAYLGNERYRIIVSNGYLQAKKLQEHHRYTARLSQPKNAKLSSQISSIDAPSILSVLDITHPEKVGGYLIGLDKIYLVNSVEEGHELQKKGLISITKKGLLQDNDGSVFRDPHTLCCGRLALETEKQRVSSLMENEKIKTCQLQATVNECRSQVENLAEDIQAQEMLAQLPEYIAKQEACERELLAFTEQRGVILVDRNNAETERKELYKKHSEIKFSQGSNNKSLQSSNDKIEELMNYIKRFSRELVSSQSRLDMVTEKLIKDRGLSQDDIDFIFKDVQGKDYIKDDGELYTSAELKLKRDGLNKEIEIFEAAYKDIDDKITLLVKTQEGQIEILINRLQIVKETRVECEQECNDCLFELKNHVRTAIKEYISEFETLADLLRAKTKGKLEEIAEDPDFWELHMEIGFPGKELSPVNGPKLSSGERACCSLMLLLAAVSNMKEGRHIPVMFLDEPRSRLDDARGNEIGQLLQVTDVQYFITHQQGESLKSVDWINHGFTCILRETDKKFAPPMIYKKMRES
- a CDS encoding YafY family protein, whose amino-acid sequence is MNLPFEVINVSNSEKLLRLLKIISLIEHRRGVSLNNLVEECDVCERTIYRDLDALNQSGLPVYLDEDTKRYRFMEKVFLRPLTFTVDEATAVLACLQDFSKENNPLGNSLRVAQEKVLASLPHERQCQVDKARKGVDIRVTSKPADVCQKLFICVEKAIEQERRIKIRYYTKQRESETERKIDPYVITFRGSAWYLIAYCHLRQAVLMFRMDRIKQAEETTESFHMPKDFSIQAYFSDSWLIERGELVHVKLRFLPEAARWVRSETFHPSQRITELDDGAIIFEATVNGRREISRWILGYGPEVEVLEPEDLRLYLMEQTVQMAKVYS
- a CDS encoding DUF3841 domain-containing protein; amino-acid sequence: MILWTVQTYEVWQKMQEVGYLRGNVAHVEEDWISCYQWMIEQMRLRIKEPSHDNAYSHPVWAWYQWKNDKKKKPDLRSSALLRRGEKGVLIEFEIEQDSVLLSDFELWHFVLNYWYLPSSLQDMNQFEEALRKINLSFYRQKPLPNKDFHMKIVRSWEKIFDLDWVDDEQEITSTQNDKSIQATMWEVRLEQIRSVREFVAK